A genomic segment from Candidatus Zixiibacteriota bacterium encodes:
- a CDS encoding sodium/proline symporter, protein MNPVLLGFAGYLIAIFVVGLLTARLNKTIDDYLLAGRKLGIWVITFSERASGESAWLLLGLPGVVFVSGLSELWVAIGCTSGILFSWIFISRRLRTESEYNYAITIPEFFEHKFNDTSRSIRTFATIIIVFFFAFYVSAQFIGAGKVLNVSFGLSTFWGMLFGAAIILFYTIMGGFFAVAWTDLFQGALMIATLVILPLVGLIEIGGWEKMVGHLSQSHRDHLSVLGGHTGIFAAFSIISGLAWGLGYMGQPHLLVRFMAVNNPEDLRRGTLIGITWSVVAFWGAIFLGLFALVIFGSGEVSDAEKIMPMMATRLVPAWLAGILISGAIAAMMSTADSQLLVTTSAVVRDIYHNLINRKASDRRLVSLSRVITFVVGILAIIIALVSQELVFTMVGFAWSGLGAAFGPAMLLTLWWRKTTREGVLAGMVVGTVTAIIWHFTPQLSGLVYELAPSYILALIAVWLVSLVTAPENHRAG, encoded by the coding sequence GTGAACCCGGTTCTACTCGGTTTTGCAGGCTATCTGATTGCGATATTTGTGGTGGGATTGCTCACGGCGCGCCTGAATAAGACTATCGATGACTATCTGCTGGCGGGACGGAAACTGGGTATCTGGGTTATCACTTTCTCGGAGAGAGCCTCAGGTGAATCAGCCTGGTTGCTTCTCGGTCTTCCGGGAGTAGTTTTTGTCTCTGGCCTTTCGGAGTTATGGGTGGCGATTGGATGTACCAGCGGTATTTTATTCTCCTGGATATTCATCTCGCGCCGTCTCCGAACAGAGTCGGAATATAATTATGCCATAACAATTCCGGAGTTCTTTGAGCATAAATTCAATGACACCTCACGGTCGATTCGGACATTTGCCACCATAATCATCGTATTTTTCTTTGCCTTCTATGTATCGGCGCAATTTATCGGCGCGGGCAAAGTGCTGAATGTATCGTTCGGACTTTCCACCTTTTGGGGGATGCTCTTTGGCGCGGCGATTATACTTTTTTACACCATTATGGGAGGCTTTTTTGCGGTCGCCTGGACCGACCTCTTCCAGGGCGCCCTGATGATTGCCACTCTTGTCATTCTACCTCTTGTTGGACTGATTGAGATTGGTGGATGGGAAAAGATGGTGGGGCATCTGTCGCAATCTCATCGGGACCATCTCTCCGTGCTGGGAGGTCACACTGGAATCTTTGCCGCATTTTCGATAATTTCGGGACTGGCATGGGGGTTGGGTTATATGGGACAGCCGCATTTGCTGGTGCGGTTCATGGCGGTGAATAACCCGGAAGATTTGCGCCGGGGGACATTAATCGGGATTACCTGGTCGGTTGTCGCTTTCTGGGGGGCGATTTTTCTGGGTCTATTTGCCCTGGTCATTTTTGGCAGCGGGGAGGTATCCGATGCCGAGAAAATAATGCCGATGATGGCGACCCGGCTGGTTCCGGCATGGTTAGCAGGGATTTTGATTTCAGGGGCAATCGCGGCAATGATGTCCACCGCCGATAGCCAGTTGCTGGTGACAACCTCAGCGGTGGTCAGAGATATATATCATAATCTGATTAATAGAAAGGCGTCCGACAGGCGACTGGTTTCGCTATCCCGGGTAATTACCTTTGTGGTGGGAATATTGGCGATTATAATCGCTCTGGTTTCCCAGGAATTGGTGTTCACCATGGTCGGATTTGCCTGGTCGGGGCTGGGGGCGGCGTTCGGGCCGGCGATGCTTCTTACCCTCTGGTGGCGCAAGACGACCCGTGAGGGGGTGCTGGCGGGGATGGTGGTCGGAACGGTGACGGCTATTATCTGGCATTTTACGCCGCAATTAAGCGGTCTTGTATATGAGCTCGC